The Streptomyces sp. 11x1 genomic sequence GGCGCACCCGACTCGATGAGCCGCCACAGCGCGTCCGTGTCCGCGTGCTCCTCGATCAGGTCGCCGAGCCGGTCGAGCTGCTCCTCGCGCAGCGCGGCGAACGAGGTGTCCGGGGCCGGTACGAACCGGCGCCCCGAGGCGGCGGCCACCTCGCGCAGGAAGGCCCGCCGGAACCCGTCCGACTCCAGCGACCCGTGCCAGTGCGTGCCCCAGATCTGCCCGACCCGGCACCCGTCCAGGAACGGCTCGCCGCCCAGCACCTCGGCGACCCCGTGATGGATCTCGTACCCCTCGACCCGCTCCCCGAGGGCCTCCCCGACGGGCCGGGTGAGCGTCTTCTCCGGGGCGAACCGCACCCGGACGGGAAGCACCCCGAGCGCCGGTACATGCCCCCGGCGGCTCTCGACGTCGTCCTCGATGTGCTCCCCGAGGACCTGGAAGCCCCCGCAGATGCCGAGGACCGGCCGCCCCTCGGCGGCCCGGCGCAGCAGCGCCTCGGCGAGTCCCCGTTCCCGCAGCCACTCCAGCGCCCGGACCGTGCCCCGGGTCCCCGGGACGACGACGAGATCGGCGTCGGCCAGTTCCTCGGCCCGGTCCACGAACCGCACGACCACACCGGGTTCGGCGGCGAGCGCGTCCACATCGGTGAAGTTGGACATCAACGGCACCGCGCACACGGCGACCCGCAGCACGTCCTCCCCGACGGGCGGCGCGACGTTCGACTCCCGCACCGTCCCCCGCAGCGAGACCCGCAGCCCGTCCTCCTCGTCGATGCCGAGCCCGTGCCGGAAGGGCAGCACCCCGTACGTCGGCCGCCCGGTGAGCCCGCGCAGCATGTCGAGCCCCGGCTCCAACAGGGAGACGTCCCCCCGGAACTTGTTGACGAGGAACCCGGCGACGAGGGCCTGGTCCTCGGGGGAGAGCAGCGCGACGGTCCCGAAGAACGACGCGAACACCCCACCGCGGTCGATGTCCCCGACCACGAGCACGGGCAGCCCGGCGTTCCGGGCGATTCCCATGTTGACGATGTCGGTCCGGCGCAGATTGATCTCGGCCGGAGAGCCGGCCCCCTCGCAGATCACCGCGTCATACGTGCCCCGCAGCTCGGTGAGGCAGTCCAACACGGTTCCGAGCAGCCGCTGTTGCCGCCCTCCGTGATAGCCGCGCGCACTCATCTCGCCCACGGACTTCCCCAGCAGCACCACCTGACTGCTGCGCTCGCCACCGGGCTTGAGCAGCACGGGGTTCATGAGCGCGGTGGGCTCCACCCGGCAGGCCTGGGCCTGCATGGCCTGCGCCCGTCCGATCTCGGCTCCCTCCTTCGTCACGAAGGAGTTGAGCGACATGTTCTGCGCCTTGAACGGCGCGACCTTGACGCCCCGGCGCACCAGCCACCGGCAGATCCCCGCGGTGACCACGCTCTTCCCGGCGTCGGAGGTGGTCCCGGCGACCAACAGCCCGCCACTCATCCCTGCCTCCTCGACCGCAGCAGCGACACACCCGCACCGATCCCCAGAGCCAGCCATCCGACCCGCCTTGACAACCGCACGGCCCGCTCGATGTCGCCCACTTCGACGGCGCGTCCTTCCCCATTGAGCACAGGTCGATGCTCGACCCGCCCCCCGTACGACAACGT encodes the following:
- a CDS encoding cobyric acid synthase, producing MSGGLLVAGTTSDAGKSVVTAGICRWLVRRGVKVAPFKAQNMSLNSFVTKEGAEIGRAQAMQAQACRVEPTALMNPVLLKPGGERSSQVVLLGKSVGEMSARGYHGGRQQRLLGTVLDCLTELRGTYDAVICEGAGSPAEINLRRTDIVNMGIARNAGLPVLVVGDIDRGGVFASFFGTVALLSPEDQALVAGFLVNKFRGDVSLLEPGLDMLRGLTGRPTYGVLPFRHGLGIDEEDGLRVSLRGTVRESNVAPPVGEDVLRVAVCAVPLMSNFTDVDALAAEPGVVVRFVDRAEELADADLVVVPGTRGTVRALEWLRERGLAEALLRRAAEGRPVLGICGGFQVLGEHIEDDVESRRGHVPALGVLPVRVRFAPEKTLTRPVGEALGERVEGYEIHHGVAEVLGGEPFLDGCRVGQIWGTHWHGSLESDGFRRAFLREVAAASGRRFVPAPDTSFAALREEQLDRLGDLIEEHADTDALWRLIESGAPSGLPFVPPGMPG